The Acinetobacter pittii genome contains a region encoding:
- the macB gene encoding MacB family efflux pump subunit, with protein MTKQALLEVSNLVREFPAGESTIQILKGIDLTIYEGELVAIVGQSGSGKSTLMNILGCLDRPTSGSYKVNGQETGKLEPDQLARLRREYFGFIFQRYHLLGDLSAEGNVEVPAVYAGVTPSERKQRATALLTELGLGTKTLNRPSQLSGGQQQRVSIARALMNGGDVILADEPTGALDSHSGVEVMRILRELNAAGHTIILVTHDMQVAKNATRIIEISDGEIISDRPNVPDHAAEPIKSDPDAAPALQGKQKKGKSISAWRSTLDRLSEAFQMALLSMNAHRMRTFLTMLGIIIGIASVVTVVALGKGSQQQILSNISSLGTNTITVFQGRGFGDNSKTASFKTLVPADADALMTQPYVSAVSPMVSTSKTMRYQQNEANATINGVSNDYFDVKGLVFKDGQTFDQRSVRDRSQDVVIDTNTQKQFFSDGTNPIGQVVLLGSVPARIIGVVEPQTSGMGSDDTLNVYMPYTTVMSRMLGQSNVRNIVVRINDKYSTAAAENAIVNLLTQRHGAQDIFTMNSDSIRQTIEKTTSTMTLLVSAIAVISLVVGGIGVMNIMLVSVTERTQEIGVRMAVGARQSDILQQFLIEAILVCLIGGVLGVLLSLGLGQLINKFAGGNFSVAYSSTSIIAAFVCSTLIGVVFGFLPAKNAAKLDPVAALSRE; from the coding sequence ATGACAAAACAAGCATTGCTTGAAGTCAGCAATCTGGTCCGGGAATTCCCTGCTGGCGAAAGCACAATACAAATTTTAAAAGGCATAGACCTAACCATCTATGAAGGTGAACTGGTTGCCATTGTCGGCCAGTCTGGTTCTGGTAAATCGACCCTCATGAATATTTTGGGTTGTTTGGACCGACCTACGAGTGGTAGTTATAAGGTTAATGGGCAAGAAACGGGTAAACTTGAGCCCGATCAGCTCGCTCGACTTCGCCGTGAATATTTTGGTTTTATTTTCCAGCGCTACCATTTACTTGGTGACTTATCTGCTGAAGGTAACGTTGAAGTTCCCGCTGTTTATGCAGGGGTTACCCCTTCTGAGCGTAAACAACGCGCAACGGCTCTACTGACCGAATTAGGATTGGGCACGAAAACACTCAATAGGCCAAGCCAACTTTCTGGTGGTCAGCAGCAACGTGTTTCTATTGCCCGTGCGCTCATGAATGGCGGTGACGTCATTCTGGCAGATGAACCGACGGGGGCACTCGACTCTCATAGTGGTGTTGAGGTGATGCGTATTTTGCGTGAACTCAATGCCGCAGGTCACACTATTATTTTAGTCACTCATGATATGCAAGTTGCAAAAAATGCGACTCGTATTATCGAGATTAGTGACGGAGAAATTATTAGTGACCGTCCTAACGTTCCAGATCATGCAGCCGAACCGATCAAATCTGATCCTGATGCCGCTCCTGCTTTACAAGGTAAACAGAAGAAAGGCAAAAGTATTTCTGCATGGCGTTCTACTTTAGACCGTTTATCTGAAGCCTTCCAAATGGCTTTACTGTCTATGAATGCCCACCGCATGCGTACTTTTTTAACCATGCTGGGGATCATTATTGGTATTGCATCTGTTGTTACGGTGGTCGCTCTAGGTAAAGGCTCTCAACAGCAAATTTTAAGCAATATTAGTAGTCTCGGAACAAATACAATTACGGTATTTCAGGGCCGTGGTTTTGGTGACAACTCCAAAACTGCAAGTTTTAAGACTTTGGTTCCTGCCGATGCTGATGCGTTAATGACTCAGCCTTATGTCAGTGCGGTCAGTCCAATGGTCAGTACATCCAAAACTATGCGTTACCAACAAAATGAAGCAAATGCGACCATTAATGGTGTGAGTAACGATTATTTCGACGTAAAAGGTTTAGTCTTTAAAGATGGGCAAACTTTTGACCAACGTAGTGTTCGTGACCGCTCACAAGATGTAGTCATTGATACCAATACTCAAAAACAATTCTTTAGTGACGGTACCAACCCAATTGGTCAAGTGGTACTGCTCGGTAGTGTACCTGCGCGTATTATTGGTGTGGTAGAACCGCAAACAAGCGGTATGGGCTCAGATGACACTCTAAATGTCTATATGCCTTATACAACCGTAATGAGCCGTATGTTGGGTCAATCGAATGTCCGTAATATCGTGGTTCGTATTAATGATAAATATTCAACTGCTGCCGCAGAAAATGCCATCGTTAACTTATTAACCCAGCGACATGGTGCACAAGATATTTTCACCATGAACAGTGACAGTATCCGTCAAACCATTGAGAAAACAACCAGCACAATGACGCTTCTGGTTTCAGCAATTGCCGTAATTTCTTTGGTCGTCGGTGGTATCGGGGTAATGAATATTATGTTGGTTTCGGTAACTGAACGTACTCAAGAAATTGGTGTACGTATGGCCGTAGGTGCTCGTCAAAGTGATATTTTGCAACAATTCCTGATTGAAGCAATTTTAGTGTGTTTAATTGGTGGTGTGCTTGGCGTCTTATTGTCGCTTGGCCTTGGGCAACTTATTAATAAATTTGCTGGAGGTAACTTTAGCGTAGCTTATTCAAGCACATCAATTATTGCAGCCTTTGTCTGTTCAACACTGATTGGTGTCGTTTTTGGTTTCTTACCAGCCAAGAATGCCGCAAAACTTGACCCTGTTGCCGCACTATCTCGAGAATAA
- the rsgA gene encoding ribosome small subunit-dependent GTPase A: MALIRKRRLTEQQQRRIEKQHKTRQEEIDTSHDLDGLVVQHYGRQLEVQALSVPEHHPEKPQVAEGEPEPFWKPIELNSVWRCHTRTNLELLVTGDRVKWQADPNTGLGIITAIHPRTSLLTRPDRYHKVKPVAANISLIVIVFSPLPEPAPTLIDRYLVACADANIPALLVLNKSDLLTENDPILTLLEEYKTLGYEVMICQSKKGDISALSERLDGETVAFVGQSGVGKSSLINVLIPDAEQKTNVISENSALGQHTTTSTRLINFGKNGALIDSPGIREFGLWHLDLEKIRMGFPDIAAHLGSCQFRNCTHTHEKNCGLKQAVEAGEILPRRLDSFLRLIDEIQEAQQKN, translated from the coding sequence ATGGCTTTAATTCGTAAGCGTCGTTTAACTGAACAGCAGCAACGTCGTATTGAAAAACAGCATAAAACTCGCCAAGAAGAGATCGATACTTCACATGATCTAGACGGACTCGTTGTACAACATTATGGCCGTCAACTTGAAGTACAAGCTCTCTCTGTACCTGAGCATCACCCAGAAAAACCACAAGTTGCCGAAGGAGAACCAGAACCATTCTGGAAGCCGATCGAGCTTAATAGTGTTTGGCGTTGCCATACTCGAACTAATCTTGAGTTACTTGTAACTGGTGATCGTGTTAAATGGCAGGCAGACCCAAATACGGGTTTAGGCATTATTACAGCCATTCATCCACGTACATCTTTACTTACCCGCCCTGACCGCTATCACAAAGTTAAACCAGTGGCAGCAAATATCAGTTTGATTGTGATTGTATTTTCACCGCTTCCTGAACCAGCTCCAACGTTAATTGATCGATATTTAGTTGCTTGTGCAGACGCTAACATTCCTGCTCTTTTGGTCCTCAATAAGTCTGATTTACTCACTGAAAATGACCCAATTCTCACACTATTAGAAGAATATAAAACCTTGGGTTATGAAGTGATGATTTGTCAGTCCAAGAAGGGAGACATCTCTGCTTTATCTGAGCGTTTAGATGGTGAAACCGTAGCATTTGTAGGGCAATCAGGCGTAGGAAAAAGCTCTTTAATTAATGTGCTCATTCCAGATGCAGAGCAAAAAACTAATGTTATTTCTGAAAATTCTGCACTTGGACAACACACGACAACCTCTACGCGCTTAATCAACTTCGGTAAAAATGGTGCCTTAATTGATTCTCCGGGAATTCGTGAGTTTGGGCTTTGGCATCTCGATTTAGAAAAAATTCGTATGGGCTTTCCAGACATTGCAGCACATTTAGGATCTTGCCAATTCCGTAATTGCACACATACTCATGAAAAGAATTGTGGGCTTAAACAGGCCGTTGAAGCGGGTGAAATTTTGCCACGACGTCTTGATAGCTTTTTGCGTTTAATCGACGAGATTCAAGAAGCACAGCAAAAAAACTGA
- the cmeC gene encoding efflux transporter outer membrane subunit, translating into MTKLSTALLLTSSLVGCAAVVKTPYETPAVQVPGSFQYDTAKAMSADQYSDRWWMLFNDAQLNQLVSNVLERNSDLAVAGIALKQARLQADLTANKQGLRTSSSVSTGHSFDLNSGDDSAKGLSMSAGVSYELDLFGKLARQTEASKWEALATEQDLQATGQSLIATTAKLYWQLGYLNERYATAQQSLATSQKLYDLVQIQYKAGAVSGVDLTQAEQSVQSQKASLSQIEQQLVETRTAIAVLLHEPLQQLNIQEPKRLPRTALPVIGAGLPADILSRRPDLQASELRLRKALATKDATKASYYPSISLTSSLGSSSTSLTELLRNPALTLGASLSLPFLQYNDMKKDIAISNLDYEKAIIQYRQTLYQAFADVENALSSRTELDKQVALQERNVELAEKTERLTEVRYRYGAVALKTLLDAQQTTRTARLSLVETKQSQYNAYVTLMQALGGSPVKELPQ; encoded by the coding sequence ATGACTAAACTCAGCACAGCACTTCTCCTCACGAGTTCTCTTGTAGGATGCGCAGCTGTAGTAAAAACCCCTTATGAAACACCTGCGGTACAAGTTCCAGGTAGTTTTCAATATGACACAGCAAAAGCTATGTCTGCCGATCAATACTCTGACCGTTGGTGGATGCTTTTTAACGATGCGCAGCTTAATCAGCTCGTAAGCAATGTATTAGAGCGTAACAGTGATTTAGCAGTTGCAGGTATTGCCTTAAAGCAAGCTCGTCTACAAGCTGATCTAACTGCAAACAAACAAGGCTTACGAACCAGTTCTAGTGTTTCTACAGGACATTCTTTCGATTTAAATTCGGGAGATGACAGCGCTAAAGGTCTTTCAATGAGCGCTGGAGTAAGCTATGAGCTTGATTTATTTGGCAAGCTTGCACGCCAAACCGAAGCAAGTAAATGGGAAGCTTTAGCAACTGAACAAGATTTACAAGCTACTGGACAAAGTTTAATTGCAACCACTGCCAAACTCTATTGGCAACTGGGTTATTTAAATGAACGTTATGCGACTGCTCAGCAAAGCCTAGCGACCTCTCAAAAGCTTTATGACTTGGTTCAGATTCAATATAAAGCTGGTGCCGTTTCAGGTGTAGATCTGACTCAAGCAGAACAATCGGTGCAAAGCCAAAAAGCAAGCTTAAGCCAGATTGAACAACAACTGGTTGAAACACGCACAGCCATTGCAGTGTTATTGCATGAGCCATTACAGCAACTAAACATTCAAGAGCCAAAGCGTTTACCACGCACTGCTCTACCTGTGATTGGTGCTGGTTTACCTGCCGATATTTTATCGCGCCGGCCTGATTTGCAAGCAAGTGAGCTCCGCTTAAGAAAAGCATTAGCAACTAAAGATGCAACCAAAGCAAGCTACTACCCATCAATTAGCTTAACCAGTAGTTTAGGCTCAAGCAGCACATCGTTAACGGAGTTGTTACGCAACCCTGCCCTGACGCTTGGTGCAAGTTTAAGCTTACCGTTTTTGCAATATAACGATATGAAAAAAGATATCGCGATTAGCAATCTAGATTATGAAAAAGCGATTATTCAATATCGTCAAACGCTATATCAGGCTTTTGCTGATGTCGAAAATGCTTTATCGAGTCGTACAGAACTCGACAAACAAGTAGCATTACAAGAACGTAATGTTGAACTTGCAGAAAAAACCGAACGTTTAACTGAAGTCCGCTACCGTTATGGTGCTGTTGCATTAAAGACTCTTCTCGATGCACAACAAACCACACGTACTGCTCGCTTAAGCCTCGTTGAAACCAAGCAAAGCCAATACAACGCGTATGTCACCCTCATGCAAGCTTTAGGTGGTTCCCCTGTAAAAGAACTGCCGCAATAA
- the secB gene encoding protein-export chaperone SecB: MSEEQQVQPQLALERIYTKDISFEVPGAQVFTKQWQPELNINLSSAAEKIDPTHFEVSLKVVVQADNDNETAFIVDVTQSGIFLIDNIEEERLPYILGAYCPNILFPFLREAVNDLVTKGSFPQLLLTPINFDAEFEANMQRAQAAAVEGQA, encoded by the coding sequence ATGAGCGAAGAACAACAAGTTCAACCACAATTAGCTTTAGAGCGTATTTATACAAAAGATATTTCTTTTGAGGTTCCTGGGGCGCAGGTTTTTACTAAACAATGGCAACCTGAACTTAATATCAATCTTTCTTCTGCTGCAGAAAAGATTGACCCAACTCACTTTGAAGTTTCTCTAAAAGTTGTGGTACAAGCCGATAACGACAACGAAACAGCGTTCATTGTAGATGTAACTCAATCAGGTATTTTCTTGATCGACAACATTGAAGAAGAGCGTTTACCTTATATTTTAGGCGCATACTGCCCAAATATTTTGTTCCCGTTCTTACGTGAAGCTGTAAATGATTTAGTAACTAAAGGTAGCTTCCCACAGTTACTTCTTACTCCAATCAACTTTGATGCAGAGTTCGAAGCTAACATGCAACGTGCTCAAGCTGCTGCTGTTGAAGGTCAAGCTTAA
- the grxC gene encoding glutaredoxin 3, giving the protein MAANVIVYSTSVCPYCVRAKQLLERKGVAYKEVNLSVEAPEVRVELMQRTNHRTVPQIFINDQFIGGFDQLYALEREGKLDELLA; this is encoded by the coding sequence ATGGCTGCAAACGTCATTGTTTACTCAACTTCTGTATGCCCGTATTGCGTTCGTGCTAAACAGTTACTTGAGCGTAAAGGTGTTGCTTATAAAGAAGTAAATCTTTCTGTTGAAGCACCCGAAGTACGTGTTGAATTAATGCAACGCACAAATCATCGTACTGTCCCACAAATTTTCATTAACGATCAGTTTATTGGTGGTTTTGACCAACTTTATGCTTTAGAGCGTGAAGGTAAACTCGACGAATTATTGGCTTAA
- the macA gene encoding MacA family efflux pump subunit encodes MPKIKPIKLVIIIVCIAIIAVLAWKFLKPKQQQPQYITAEVTRGDIENNVLATGTLDATKLISVGAQVSGQVKKMYVQLGDQVKQGQLIAQIDSTTQENSLKTSDANIKNLEAQRLQQVASLNEKQLEYRRQQQMYAQDATPRADLESAEASYKTAQAQIKALDAQIESAKVTKSTAQTNIGYTRIVAPTDGTVVAIVTEEGQTVNANQSAPTIVKIAKLQNMTIKAQVSEADIMKVEKGQQVYFTTLGDETKRYATLRQIEPAPDSISSESTSNTSSTTSSAVYYNALFDVPNTDGKLRIDMTAQVYIVLNSAKNALLVPSSALSSKQFSGQRKSGQSSEKASSTPSTERKHQGNGARLERLNLTAEQKQLVEQGKATLNVVRILQADGTTKPTQILVGINNRVNAQVLAGLKQGDQVVIADSSDTSAASANSGNNRRRGPMGM; translated from the coding sequence ATGCCAAAAATAAAGCCAATCAAACTCGTTATTATCATCGTCTGTATAGCAATTATTGCTGTATTAGCTTGGAAGTTTTTAAAACCTAAACAGCAGCAGCCTCAATATATTACTGCTGAAGTGACACGTGGGGATATTGAAAATAATGTACTTGCGACAGGTACACTTGATGCAACCAAACTCATTAGTGTGGGTGCGCAGGTATCTGGTCAGGTTAAAAAGATGTATGTACAGTTGGGCGATCAGGTTAAGCAAGGTCAACTTATTGCACAAATTGACTCAACAACCCAAGAAAACAGCTTAAAAACTTCTGATGCGAATATTAAAAATTTAGAAGCACAACGTCTTCAACAAGTTGCTTCATTAAATGAAAAACAACTTGAGTACCGCCGTCAACAACAAATGTATGCACAAGATGCAACGCCGCGTGCAGATTTAGAATCGGCTGAGGCAAGCTATAAAACAGCTCAGGCGCAAATTAAAGCATTAGATGCACAAATTGAATCTGCCAAAGTGACAAAATCTACCGCGCAAACCAATATTGGTTATACACGTATTGTTGCTCCAACTGATGGTACGGTTGTCGCGATTGTGACTGAAGAAGGTCAAACCGTAAACGCGAACCAAAGCGCGCCAACAATTGTCAAAATTGCAAAATTACAAAACATGACGATTAAGGCGCAAGTCAGTGAAGCTGACATTATGAAAGTTGAAAAAGGACAACAGGTTTACTTTACAACTTTAGGTGATGAAACCAAGCGCTATGCAACTTTACGTCAAATTGAACCAGCTCCTGACTCAATTTCGAGCGAATCAACAAGTAATACAAGTTCAACGACCAGTTCGGCTGTCTACTATAATGCTTTATTCGATGTGCCAAATACCGATGGTAAATTGCGTATTGATATGACTGCACAAGTTTATATCGTATTAAACTCAGCTAAAAATGCTTTATTGGTTCCATCTTCTGCTTTAAGTAGTAAACAATTTTCTGGTCAAAGAAAATCAGGTCAGTCATCTGAGAAAGCAAGTTCTACCCCAAGTACAGAACGCAAACATCAAGGTAATGGTGCTCGTTTAGAACGCTTAAATTTAACTGCTGAACAAAAACAACTGGTTGAACAAGGTAAAGCAACGCTAAACGTAGTACGTATTTTACAAGCAGATGGTACAACCAAACCGACTCAAATTTTGGTGGGTATTAATAACCGTGTAAATGCGCAAGTTCTTGCTGGATTAAAACAAGGTGACCAAGTTGTAATTGCAGATAGTTCAGATACTTCTGCTGCTTCTGCAAATAGTGGTAATAACCGTCGCCGTGGCCCAATGGGAATGTAA
- the orn gene encoding oligoribonuclease yields the protein MSSTLNTRLIWIDLEMTGLDTDNDQIIEIATIITDDHLNVLAEGPVLAIHQPDRILNAMDEWNTRQHGQSGLIERVRRSKLTARDAELQTLEFLKKWVNPKVSPMCGNSICQDRRFLHRLMPELEQYFHYRNLDVSTVKELSKRWRPEIMSGLKKNASHLAMDDIRDSISELKYYREYFFIMNTDGKD from the coding sequence ATGAGCAGTACTTTAAATACACGATTAATTTGGATTGATCTGGAAATGACCGGATTAGATACCGATAATGACCAAATTATTGAAATCGCAACAATTATTACAGATGATCATTTAAATGTACTTGCCGAAGGTCCAGTTTTGGCTATTCATCAACCTGATCGTATTTTAAATGCAATGGATGAATGGAACACTCGTCAACATGGGCAGTCTGGTCTGATTGAACGAGTTCGTCGTAGTAAGTTAACAGCCCGTGATGCTGAGTTACAAACTTTAGAATTCCTAAAAAAATGGGTAAATCCAAAAGTTTCACCAATGTGCGGTAACTCAATCTGTCAGGATCGCCGTTTCTTACACCGTCTTATGCCTGAACTTGAGCAGTATTTCCATTATCGTAATCTTGATGTATCTACGGTAAAAGAGCTTTCAAAACGCTGGCGCCCTGAAATTATGAGTGGCTTGAAAAAGAATGCATCACATTTGGCAATGGATGATATTCGTGACTCAATTTCAGAGTTGAAATATTACCGCGAATATTTCTTTATCATGAATACTGATGGTAAAGATTAA
- the fabI gene encoding enoyl-ACP reductase has protein sequence MTQGLLAGKRFLIAGVASKLSIAFGIAQALHREGAELAFTYPNEKLKKRVDEFAEQFGSKLVFPCDVAVDAEIDNAFAELAKHWDGVDGVVHSIGFAPAHTLDGDFTDVTDREGFKVAHDISAYSFVAMARAAKPLLQARQGCLLTLTYQGSERVMPNYNVMGMAKASLEAGVRYLASSLGVDGIRVNAISAGPIRTLAASGIKSFRKMLDANEKVAPLKRNVTIEEVGNAALFLCSPWASGITGEILYVDAGFNTVGMSQSMMDDE, from the coding sequence ATGACACAAGGACTTTTAGCAGGTAAGCGCTTTTTGATTGCAGGCGTTGCTAGTAAATTATCAATTGCTTTTGGTATTGCCCAAGCATTACACCGTGAAGGTGCAGAGCTTGCGTTTACTTATCCAAACGAAAAATTAAAAAAACGTGTGGATGAATTTGCTGAGCAATTCGGTTCTAAGCTTGTGTTTCCATGTGATGTTGCTGTTGATGCTGAAATTGATAATGCATTTGCAGAACTTGCAAAACATTGGGATGGTGTAGACGGTGTTGTACATTCAATTGGCTTTGCACCTGCACATACACTTGACGGTGACTTCACTGACGTGACTGACCGTGAAGGTTTTAAAGTTGCTCATGACATCAGTGCATACAGCTTTGTTGCAATGGCACGTGCTGCAAAACCTCTATTACAAGCTCGTCAAGGTTGTTTATTAACTTTGACTTACCAAGGTTCTGAACGCGTTATGCCTAACTACAACGTAATGGGTATGGCAAAAGCTTCTTTAGAAGCTGGTGTTCGCTATTTAGCATCAAGCTTAGGTGTTGATGGTATTCGCGTAAATGCGATTTCTGCGGGTCCAATCCGTACTTTAGCTGCTTCTGGTATTAAATCTTTCCGTAAAATGTTAGATGCCAATGAAAAAGTTGCGCCGTTAAAGCGTAATGTAACTATTGAAGAAGTAGGTAACGCAGCATTATTCCTATGCTCACCTTGGGCTTCGGGTATTACTGGTGAAATTCTATATGTAGATGCTGGTTTCAATACTGTAGGTATGAGCCAATCTATGATGGATGACGAATAA
- the yibN gene encoding rhodanese-like domain-containing protein produces MERWLEFMGNHPILFGTLGVLIVLFFIFEGQRNGRKISPQSLGILVKAKNALLIDLRDSKDFREGHISGSRNIPYSQIASHADELKASDRPLVFICNLGQVAGSALQKVAHHDSYRLDGGISNWKAQGLPLVKSKPKA; encoded by the coding sequence GTGGAACGCTGGTTAGAGTTTATGGGGAATCACCCCATTTTGTTTGGTACGCTCGGAGTCTTGATCGTGTTGTTCTTCATTTTTGAAGGTCAACGTAATGGTCGTAAAATTTCTCCACAGTCGCTTGGTATTTTAGTGAAAGCGAAAAATGCTCTTTTGATTGACTTACGCGATAGCAAAGATTTCCGCGAAGGTCACATTAGTGGCAGTCGCAATATTCCGTATAGCCAAATCGCAAGTCATGCTGACGAATTAAAAGCAAGTGACCGTCCATTGGTATTTATTTGCAACTTGGGGCAAGTTGCTGGAAGTGCTTTGCAAAAAGTTGCTCACCACGATAGCTATCGTCTTGATGGTGGTATCAGTAACTGGAAAGCACAAGGCTTACCTCTTGTTAAAAGCAAACCAAAAGCTTAA
- the ffp gene encoding 4'-phosphopantetheinyl transferase family protein: MSKRKIEVYTQALSQLLLKSKQDFPDFRTFNYYKKQQIQSVRNRLIAEKLQLNSTELEFAKHEHGKPYLLNHTLHFNHSHSQQFYALAMSEHVKDIGVDVEELDRNVRLDALAKHAFHPDEYAMWLSLDQDREYWFKVWTIKEAVLKASGLGIRLDLNTLNTQAHPTDHGGVCSHPLNGTFAYQNFIVGNMILTVAWRSELSCRGFQFPSIQLHSLDH; this comes from the coding sequence ATGTCTAAGCGCAAAATTGAAGTCTATACGCAGGCATTATCTCAGCTTCTTTTAAAGTCTAAACAAGATTTTCCCGACTTCCGTACATTTAATTATTATAAAAAACAACAAATACAGAGTGTCAGAAATAGACTAATCGCAGAGAAACTACAACTCAATTCAACGGAATTGGAGTTTGCCAAGCATGAACATGGTAAACCTTATTTGTTAAATCATACTTTGCATTTTAATCACTCACATAGCCAACAATTCTACGCTTTAGCCATGAGTGAACATGTTAAAGATATTGGTGTAGATGTTGAGGAACTTGATCGAAATGTACGCTTAGATGCATTAGCAAAACATGCTTTTCATCCCGATGAATATGCAATGTGGCTAAGTTTGGACCAAGATAGAGAATATTGGTTCAAAGTCTGGACCATTAAAGAAGCGGTTTTAAAAGCCTCAGGACTAGGCATACGTTTAGATTTAAATACGTTAAATACTCAGGCACATCCTACTGATCATGGTGGAGTCTGTTCTCATCCACTTAATGGGACATTTGCTTATCAGAATTTTATTGTTGGCAATATGATATTAACCGTGGCATGGCGTTCAGAGTTATCTTGCCGTGGTTTTCAGTTTCCATCTATTCAGCTTCACTCACTTGATCATTAA
- a CDS encoding Bax inhibitor-1/YccA family membrane protein: MQSNNPILTRVETVSDYSQPMTVQGAIQKSVMLTVIAAAVGVALFFYAAFTANVGIAYAASIVGAIGGLVLALITTFKPTTAPTLAIPYALFEGAFLGGISFTFQLKYPGVPLQALLATFVTTLVMFGLYKFQIIRATEKFKSVVISASLAIFIVFIVQMVMRLAFGSSVPYIFESNWLGIGFAAFVAVIASLNLILDFDLIETNAAYRAPKFMEWLCGIALLATLVWMYISFLRLLGLLSDD; the protein is encoded by the coding sequence ATGCAAAGTAATAACCCGATACTGACGCGTGTTGAAACGGTCAGTGACTATAGTCAACCGATGACTGTGCAAGGTGCGATTCAAAAATCTGTTATGTTGACGGTCATTGCAGCTGCGGTGGGTGTCGCTTTATTTTTCTATGCAGCCTTTACTGCAAATGTTGGTATTGCTTACGCGGCTTCAATTGTGGGTGCAATTGGTGGCTTGGTTTTAGCTTTAATTACAACGTTTAAACCAACGACCGCGCCAACATTAGCAATTCCGTATGCCTTATTTGAAGGGGCTTTTTTAGGTGGTATTTCGTTTACTTTCCAGTTGAAATACCCAGGTGTTCCACTTCAGGCTTTATTAGCGACCTTTGTCACCACCTTGGTGATGTTTGGTCTATATAAATTCCAAATTATCCGCGCTACTGAAAAGTTCAAGTCAGTTGTAATCTCTGCATCTTTAGCGATATTTATTGTATTTATTGTGCAGATGGTCATGCGTTTAGCATTTGGTTCAAGCGTTCCTTATATTTTTGAAAGTAACTGGTTAGGTATTGGTTTTGCTGCATTTGTAGCGGTAATCGCTTCACTTAATCTGATTTTAGATTTTGATTTAATTGAAACCAACGCAGCGTATCGTGCACCAAAATTCATGGAATGGTTGTGTGGTATTGCGCTACTTGCAACTTTAGTATGGATGTATATTTCTTTCTTACGCTTACTTGGCTTATTGTCTGACGACTAA